One segment of Danio aesculapii chromosome 3, fDanAes4.1, whole genome shotgun sequence DNA contains the following:
- the igfals gene encoding insulin-like growth factor-binding protein complex acid labile subunit: MSPFVLLLLHTLGTSVVLANPESEPSDQPRLSGDPKPSEEPTGQKSEPCAKGCTCLQDDYSLELNVYCSTRNFTQVPYDIPLSTRSLWLDGNLFSNLPAAAFEKLTNLEFLNLQSSLLVSLDAHAFRGLNSLAHLHLERNNIRSLSGLVFQGTSNLATLSLNNNQMFRIDDRLFAGMSHMWLLNLGWNLLSVLPETGFQDLHGLRELILAGNRLAYLQPQLFQGLNELKELDLTGNYLKVIKANVFLKLPKLQKLYLGQNQIVTVAPRAFVGMKSLRWLDLSRNRLTVLHDETFIGLQSLHVLRLSNNSINSLRPGTFRDLQYLEELCLCHNQIRALGVRVFEGLGHLEVLNLENNRLQEARMGTFMGLNHLAVIKLTGSCFHSLPDQVFKGLSKLHSIHLDRSCLTKVSAQSFSGLTGLRRLFLQHNNISLVERQSFVELQRLQQLDLRFNQLTSITSNTFYGLKNLDYLLLSGNLLHNLPAEALLPLQHLSWLDLSGNKLELILNATIYMLPRLRYLNLKDNILVNLPRSIPETLDQLWLSGNNWKCDCSAKPFRDFILQKPQVVPLQVEMLGEGEEPHTLITVYNNVTCTSPPSASGHDLRNIAGEHFRNC; encoded by the coding sequence ATGAGCCCCTTTGTACTGCTATTGTTGCACACACTGGGCACATCAGTAGTGCTGGCGAACCCTGAATCAGAACCTTCAGACCAACCGAGGCTCTCAGGGGATCCAAAGCCCTCTGAGGAACCCACTGGCCAAAAAAGTGAGCCCTGCGCAAAGGGATGTACCTGTCTTCAAGATGACTACAGCCTGGAGCTCAATGTCTACTGCAGCACACGGAACTTCACCCAAGTTCCCTATGATATACCTTTGTCTACACGCTCCCTGTGGCTGGATGGAAATCTGTTCAGCAACTTGCCAGCGGCTGCTTTTGAAAAGCTGACCAATCTGGAGTTCCTGAACCTACAAAGCAGCCTGCTGGTCTCCCTTGATGCCCATGCCTTCAGAGGTCTGAATTCCCTTGCCCACTTGCACCTTGAGAGGAATAATATCCGTTCGTTATCTGGCTTGGTCTTTCAGGGCACATCAAACCTTGCGACACTTAGTCTCAACAATAACCAAATGTTTCGAATAGATGACAGGTTGTTTGCTGGAATGAGCCACATGTGGTTGTTGAACTTGGGGTGGAATTTGCTTTCTGTTCTGCCGGAGACAGGCTTTCAGGACCTACATGGATTACGAGAGTTAATTCTTGCCGGGAATCGTCTGGCGTACCTCCAACCACAGCTATTTCAAGGTCTGAATGAGCTCAAAGAACTGGACCTAACTGGGAACTATCTTAAAGTCATCAAGGCaaatgtgtttctgaaactaCCCAAGCTGCAGAAGCTTTATCTGGGGCAAAACCAGATTGTGACTGTGGCACCTAGAGCATTTGTGGGTATGAAATCATTAAGGTGGTTGGACCTCAGTAGAAATCGCCTAACTGTACTTCATGATGAAACTTTCATCGGCCTACAAAGCCTACACGTTCTTCGCCTGTCAAACAACTCAATTAACAGCCTAAGACCTGGGACCTTCCGTGACTTGCAGTATCTAGAGGAGCTCTGCCTTTGCCACAACCAAATTCGAGCCTTGGGGGTGAGAGTTTTTGAAGGGCTGGGTCATCTAGAGGTGCTTAACTTGGAGAACAACCGGCTACAAGAGGCACGCATGGGCACGTTTATGGGCCTTAATCATCTTGCAGTGATAAAACTTACTGGCAGCTGTTTCCACAGTCTGCCAGATCAGGTTTTCAAGGGCCTGTCAAAGCTCCACAGTATTCACCTTGATAGAAGCTGTCTAACAAAAGTCTCAGCCCAGAGTTTCAGTGGTCTAACAGGTCTTCGTCGCCTTTTCCTACAACACAACAACATCTCTTTGGTGGAGCGTCAGAGTTTTGTGGAGCTACAAAGGCTGCAACAGCTTGATCTGAGGTTCAACCAGTTAACATCCATCACTTCTAACACCTTTTATGGCTTGAAGAACCTTGATTACTTGCTGTTGTCTGGCAATTTACTGCACAATCTTCCTGCTGAGGCCTTATTACCCCTGCAACACCTGTCCTGGCTGGATCTCTCTGGAAACAAGTTGGAGCTCATACTTAATGCAACCATATACATGCTGCCACGTTTGCGTTACTTAAACCTGAAAGACAATATACTGGTCAACCTCCCACGTTCTATACCTGAGACCTTGGATCAGCTCTGGCTTTCTGGTAATAACTGGAAATGTGACTGTAGTGCAAAACCATTTCGGGATTTCATTCTACAGAAGCCACAGGTGGTTCCACTGCAGGTTGAAATGCTTGGGGAAGGTGAGGAGCCTCATACGCTTATCACGGTATACAATAATGTCACATGCACTAGCCCACCTAGTGCTTCTGGACATGATCTGCGGAATATTGCAGGTGAACATTTTAGGAACTGTTAA